From a single Streptomyces liliifuscus genomic region:
- a CDS encoding GNAT family N-acetyltransferase: MIIEPLALTPDHDLPGPLLTELTALYASNHEFYALSGDFPDPHDIRPEQVAAALADELTNPDVDVLLARSAGRLVAVAITLAHHPDPADPDPWIGLLLVDAEQQGKGYGRQLAAHIEDRFRETGQDAVRLAALDNNPAALSFWTAIGYETIGHRKDRQLGRPCAVLRKILR; this comes from the coding sequence GTGATCATCGAACCCCTCGCCCTGACGCCGGACCACGACCTCCCCGGCCCCCTCCTCACCGAACTGACCGCGCTCTACGCGTCGAACCACGAGTTCTACGCCCTCAGCGGCGACTTCCCGGACCCCCACGACATCCGCCCGGAGCAAGTGGCGGCAGCCCTGGCCGACGAACTGACGAACCCGGACGTGGACGTCTTACTGGCCCGCAGCGCCGGCCGGCTCGTCGCCGTGGCGATCACCCTCGCCCACCACCCCGACCCGGCCGACCCGGACCCCTGGATCGGCCTGCTGCTGGTGGACGCGGAACAGCAGGGCAAGGGATACGGCAGACAGCTGGCGGCCCACATCGAGGACCGCTTCCGCGAGACGGGCCAGGACGCCGTCCGCCTGGCCGCCCTGGACAACAACCCCGCGGCCCTCTCCTTCTGGACAGCCATCGGCTACGAGACCATCGGCCACCGCAAGGACCGCCAACTGGGCCGCCCCTGCGCGGTACTGCGCAAGATCCTGCGCTAG
- a CDS encoding DUF5708 family protein, translated as MSPASKNMAEGAATLLAGLALKLFADGVEISFVSLTKAGVVMMVIGAVQTLFGLFQATRTSSARG; from the coding sequence GTGAGTCCTGCCTCCAAGAACATGGCCGAAGGGGCCGCGACCCTTCTCGCCGGCCTGGCCCTGAAACTGTTCGCCGACGGAGTGGAGATCTCGTTCGTCTCCCTCACCAAGGCCGGGGTGGTCATGATGGTCATCGGTGCGGTCCAGACACTCTTCGGCCTGTTCCAGGCGACACGGACGAGCAGCGCAAGGGGCTGA
- a CDS encoding M1 family metallopeptidase, whose translation MPRSVPVGPATVAVLLVLALVGCDGGVRGSAGAPGVRDPYFPKAGNGGYDVTHYGLILDYEPKARRLTGKAEITARAEQDLSAFDLDLKGMKVESVEVGGKAARFNRSGGQELVVRPRDDLDEGSVFTTVVRYSGSPETITDPDGSEEGWLRTEDGALGLGEPTGSMAWFPGSHHPSDKATYDITVTVPEGVKAVSNGELRSEVTKRGRTSFAWHVGEPMASYVATVAVGEYEVRRSKGPHGLPVYVAVDPGEAKASREVLGRIPEVVEWGELNFGPYPFSSVGAIVEREDDAGYALETQNRPVFPGAPSVELLVHELAHQWYGNSVTPKTWRDMWLNEGFATYAEWLWAEDHGGDSAQDVFDALYEGDYFDSREDNDAVWAFPPAKPPSAARISDSPVYERGGMVLHKIRQKVGDDTFYDIVQGWAASRRHGNADTDDFTAYVEKKAPGEDFSRIWADWLYGEGRPDRP comes from the coding sequence TTCCCAAGGCCGGGAACGGGGGGTACGACGTCACGCACTACGGCCTGATCCTTGATTACGAGCCGAAGGCGCGTCGGCTGACGGGGAAGGCGGAGATCACGGCTCGGGCGGAGCAGGATCTGAGTGCGTTCGACCTCGATCTCAAGGGGATGAAGGTCGAGTCGGTGGAGGTGGGCGGGAAGGCCGCGCGCTTCAACCGCAGTGGGGGGCAGGAGTTGGTCGTCCGGCCGCGTGACGATCTCGATGAGGGGTCCGTGTTCACCACGGTTGTCCGTTACTCCGGTTCGCCGGAGACGATCACCGACCCGGACGGTTCGGAGGAGGGCTGGCTGCGGACGGAGGACGGGGCCCTCGGGTTGGGGGAGCCGACCGGGTCCATGGCCTGGTTTCCCGGCAGTCACCATCCGAGCGACAAGGCGACCTATGACATCACCGTCACCGTGCCCGAGGGGGTGAAGGCCGTGTCCAACGGGGAGTTGCGGAGTGAGGTGACGAAGCGGGGGCGGACTTCGTTCGCCTGGCACGTGGGGGAGCCGATGGCGTCGTACGTGGCGACGGTTGCCGTGGGGGAGTACGAGGTGCGCCGGTCGAAGGGGCCGCACGGGCTGCCGGTGTATGTGGCCGTGGATCCCGGAGAGGCCAAGGCGAGTCGCGAGGTGCTCGGGCGCATTCCCGAGGTTGTGGAGTGGGGCGAGCTGAATTTCGGGCCGTACCCGTTCTCGTCCGTGGGGGCGATCGTCGAGCGGGAGGACGACGCGGGGTATGCGCTGGAGACGCAGAACCGGCCCGTTTTTCCCGGTGCCCCGAGTGTCGAGCTGCTCGTGCATGAGCTGGCCCACCAGTGGTACGGGAACTCCGTCACCCCGAAGACGTGGCGGGACATGTGGCTGAACGAGGGCTTCGCGACGTACGCCGAGTGGCTGTGGGCGGAGGATCACGGCGGTGACTCGGCCCAGGACGTCTTCGATGCCCTGTATGAGGGCGACTACTTCGACAGCCGCGAGGACAACGACGCCGTCTGGGCCTTTCCACCCGCGAAGCCCCCGAGCGCGGCTCGTATCTCCGACAGTCCCGTCTACGAGCGGGGCGGGATGGTGCTCCACAAGATCCGCCAGAAGGTCGGAGACGACACCTTCTACGACATCGTCCAGGGCTGGGCCGCCTCTCGTCGTCACGGCAACGCGGACACGGACGACTTCACGGCGTACGTGGAGAAGAAGGCACCGGGCGAGGACTTCTCCCGGATCTGGGCCGACTGGCTCTACGGGGAAGGCAGGCCGGACCGGCCCTGA